The sequence AAGTGTCCGGCCTGCTTTCTTTCGAGCATCATTAAGTGAATTAATTCGAATTGAAGATTTTTTGACTGATCATGAACTTCCTAATTTTTATAAAAGCAATGATCCAACATTGCACCTCATAAAATTACTGAGAAATTATCAGGTTCATGTAGCAGCCACTGAGTTACGTAGTGGTCGGATTTCAGTTAAATTGTCTGGAGAGGAAATGACTTACTATAGTTTTATCGCAAAAAATGTGAGTGCCATAGAACTTCAAGAACTTCGTAGTGCAAAAGCTTATTCATTTGAGCAACTCAATGAGCTTGCAATGCTTTTTGATTCTGAGCAACGCAAATTTGGTGTAGTTCAATTACTATATTACATAGCGATGCGCGTTGAAGAGTATGCTATATATAGCCTAACAAACCAAAAAAGAGCGATTAAAAGAAGTTCAATGCAGGAGGGACCATGCCAACAATCCACGAAAAGCGAATGACATCAAGACCTGAAGGCGAGTTCGTCGTCTTCCTGATCGGGATGCGCATCAACAAGCCGTGGAAAGTCCATAAGTGGCTGCCCGTAGCGCTGGCGATGCCGCGGATGCTCAGGGAGCTGCAGGCGGACCCGGAGCTGGGGCTGCTGCACTACGAGCAGTGGTTCGGGCGTACGATCATCCTGGTGCAGTACTGGAAGTCGTTCGAGCATTTGGAGCAGTTCGCGGGGCTCAAAGACGGTGAGCACCCGCCGGCATGGGCCGCGTTCAACAAGCGCGTCGGTTCAAGCGGCGACGTGGGGATCTGGCATGAGACCTATGTCGTGCGGCCGGGGCAGTATGAAAACATCTATCACAATATGCCGCAGTTCGGGCTGGCGAAGGCGTTCGGTTTTGTCGAAGCGGAGGGCCGCCATGCGTCGGCCAGGGGGCGCCTGGAAGGCGGGCGGGGTTAGATCGAGATCTCTTTGATGTCCGCGATGCCCAGCAGCGTCTTGTAGACGGAAGCGACGAGGGCTTTGCGGTTGTAGCGGACGGCTTCGTCCTCGGCGTTGACCATGACGTTGTCGAAGAAGGCATCGAGCTCAGGCTTCAGGCCGAAGAGC is a genomic window of Sulfurimonas sp. HSL1-2 containing:
- a CDS encoding DUF4188 domain-containing protein, coding for MTSRPEGEFVVFLIGMRINKPWKVHKWLPVALAMPRMLRELQADPELGLLHYEQWFGRTIILVQYWKSFEHLEQFAGLKDGEHPPAWAAFNKRVGSSGDVGIWHETYVVRPGQYENIYHNMPQFGLAKAFGFVEAEGRHASARGRLEGGRG